The DNA sequence ATAACTTTTTCAGATTTCATGATTTGATAAATCAATTGGTGTTGTTCAAAGCGGTTTTTTACATTAAAATTGGGTCCTAAGGTTTTTTGTAGTAATGTTTCAATTTTTGATATGTCGTTGCTGTTTTTTAATTTAATTTCAATAGATGAGACTTCGTTTTGGTAATTAAATAATTCGCGGGCAAACGAAATAGGTACGATTACAAAATTGTCCATCTCGGGGTCGATGCTGTATATGCCTACCGGATAAATGGGTTTCATAACAAAGGCATTATCGGGGCTTGTGCTGATGTCGGTTAAGCGATTGGGTGCATAAATGCTTAAAGGTGCAGTAAAATTAAGGCTTATAGATAGATAGGCAGAAACTCCCATGCCAATAACGGCAACAGGGCGGTTTTGAAAAATTAAACTAAAATGCCCGTTTGTCATCATGGTATCTAAACCTGTCATATCGGCATAGTTTAAATCTACTCCTTTAATGGTGAAGGGATGATATATATCGTGGTACTTAACGAGGGCGGTTTCTTCGATAGTAAAAGCATAACGGTCAATATCATCGAGACTTTTAAGTGTAATCATAAAATTATGATCAGGGACAAAGGTTTTAGCATAAACGGGGGTGATTTTTAAATCAGGGTCAAAAGCATTAAAACGATTAATAATAAGCGATTCTAAACCATTAAAAATAGAAATAATAATAACAAGAGCCATTGTTCCAATAGCAAAACTGGCACCCGTTATAGACGAAATAATGTTGATAATGTGTGTCGTTTTTTTGGAGGTTAAATAGCGGCGTGCTATGAAAAGATGTATGTTCATGGTTTATTTTTTTAGCAGTTCTTCGATGCGTTGACTATATTCGAGCGAATCATCTATAAAGAAAGCTATTTCGGGGATCGATTTTATTTTATTTCGGATGCGTTGACCTAAAGCATGCCGAATTATTTTTTTATTTTCTTCAACCAGATTAAATATGTTTTCGGGCTTTTGTTTTAAATCGTATATGCTAAGGTAAACTTTTGCTAACGATAAGTCGGGGCTCATACGTACTACGGTAACAGTAATTAAAGCTCCTTCGAACAAAGCATGAGATTGTTGTTGAAAATACTCGCTTAGTTCGCGTTGTACCATACGTGCTACTTTTTGTTGTCGAATGCTTTCCATAGGTTAATCAAATTTAATGGCTTTAACAGGTTCAATTTTACTTATAAGTGTAGAAGGAATGAGTAAAAACAATATTGTTATAAAAACTACGGCTCCATTTAATAATAATACTTGCCATAGTTCTATTTTCATAGGTACGTAATCGATATAATACGATACTTTATCGAGATGAACAAAATGATATTTGTTTTGAAAATAATAAAGTAGTAACGATAAAATGTTGCCGATAAAAAGCCCTACAAAAATGTAAACAAAACTAAGATAAATAAATATTTTGCGAATATTTGCATCAAAAAAACCAATTGCTTTTAAGATACCAATCATATGAATACGTTCAAGTATAAGCACCAACAACCCAGATATTATATTGAAGCCAGAAATAATCATCATAAGCAATAATATTACCCACAAATTAGTATTAAATAAGCCAATCCAATCGAAAATGTAGGGGTATCGCTCTATGACGGTGGTTACCTTGAGTTTAGTACCGTCGGTTTGAAATTTTGAGCCTACCATCGAAAAAATTTGTTGTTTAATGTTATTGACAGAATCGAAGTTATGAATGTTTATTTCGTATCCACTAATTTGATTGGATTGCCAATCATTTAGTTTTTGAACATGCCGTAAATCAACAAATACAAACATGTTATCAAA is a window from the Bacteroidales bacterium genome containing:
- a CDS encoding ABC transporter permease, with translation MNIHLFIARRYLTSKKTTHIINIISSITGASFAIGTMALVIIISIFNGLESLIINRFNAFDPDLKITPVYAKTFVPDHNFMITLKSLDDIDRYAFTIEETALVKYHDIYHPFTIKGVDLNYADMTGLDTMMTNGHFSLIFQNRPVAVIGMGVSAYLSISLNFTAPLSIYAPNRLTDISTSPDNAFVMKPIYPVGIYSIDPEMDNFVIVPISFARELFNYQNEVSSIEIKLKNSNDISKIETLLQKTLGPNFNVKNRFEQHQLIYQIMKSEKVIIFLILLLILLIASFNITSSLTMLIIEKKEDINTLQSIGFSLKSIKKIFLIEGWLIAIIGTFSGLVLGLIFCFLQYYFGIIPMEGSSPDAFIVQAYPVEVRPFDIFIIAIAVISIGYLTSRFPVRYITKKYLPDEHNGV
- the rbfA gene encoding 30S ribosome-binding factor RbfA, producing MESIRQQKVARMVQRELSEYFQQQSHALFEGALITVTVVRMSPDLSLAKVYLSIYDLKQKPENIFNLVEENKKIIRHALGQRIRNKIKSIPEIAFFIDDSLEYSQRIEELLKK
- a CDS encoding ABC transporter permease; the protein is MNIASFIARKILFRSSTSHRISKPISIFNIIGIAISFLVMFISISVVVGFKQEIKHKVSGFATDIVINNYDANYSYETKPITISSYDINQLQKIKGIRNIQLYATKPGIIKAQTTLHGVVLKGVYKDFDWSFLKRNMVEGSPLALNDSTKSNQIVISKKISQLLQLKIGDPVYLYFIQNPPRMRKFKVCGIYETMLEDFDNMFVFVDLRHVQKLNDWQSNQISGYEINIHNFDSVNNIKQQIFSMVGSKFQTDGTKLKVTTVIERYPYIFDWIGLFNTNLWVILLLMMIISGFNIISGLLVLILERIHMIGILKAIGFFDANIRKIFIYLSFVYIFVGLFIGNILSLLLYYFQNKYHFVHLDKVSYYIDYVPMKIELWQVLLLNGAVVFITILFLLIPSTLISKIEPVKAIKFD